The following proteins are co-located in the Verrucomicrobiia bacterium genome:
- a CDS encoding DUF1080 domain-containing protein, whose amino-acid sequence MNPFRTSRLCVAVACLVWTVLPAAAAPGTEPGFQRIFDGTTLEGWSGDPRFWRVENGSIVGETTPSNVAEGNTFLIWERGGVDDFEIRLRFRMPTDYANSGVQIRSVRHGTYVVGGYQPDLSNDGWTGALYEERGRGILARRGETVVIAPDGTRTVTRWGDGDALAARVRLRDWNEYHITARGNHLVTRVNGVKMSELIDLGSEARFDGLLAFQLHSGPPMRVEIRDVQLRRLPLSDDRKKVVFVAGTLSHGYGNHEHRAGCLLLARLLGENVEGIQSAVYTNGWPKDPTAFDNADAIVMFSNGGGGHMALPHLDRLDEVMKRGVGLGAIHYAVEIPKGDSGDYFLRWLGGYFETHWSVNPHWTASIRQLPGHPAARGVKPFEIYDEWYYHMRFADDLEQVVPIFSALPPPESLSRPDGPHSGNPQVRAAVLERRESQHLMWTYQRGQMPGRGFGITGAHYHWNWAHPGFRTAVLNAIVWIAGREVPEGGVRTAPVTLEELLVNQDYERPANFDMDTWSRRIDAWKSVAP is encoded by the coding sequence ATGAATCCGTTTCGAACCTCCCGACTCTGCGTTGCCGTCGCCTGTCTTGTGTGGACGGTGCTCCCTGCCGCCGCCGCGCCTGGAACGGAGCCGGGTTTCCAGCGCATCTTTGACGGGACCACGCTCGAGGGCTGGAGCGGCGACCCGCGATTCTGGCGGGTCGAGAACGGGTCGATCGTGGGCGAGACGACACCCTCGAATGTGGCCGAGGGGAACACCTTCCTCATCTGGGAACGCGGCGGGGTGGACGATTTCGAGATCCGGCTCCGGTTCCGGATGCCGACGGACTATGCCAATTCCGGCGTCCAGATCCGGTCCGTCCGCCACGGCACCTACGTCGTCGGCGGCTACCAGCCGGACCTGTCGAATGACGGCTGGACGGGGGCGCTGTACGAGGAGCGCGGGCGCGGCATCCTGGCGCGCCGTGGCGAGACGGTGGTGATCGCGCCGGACGGGACACGCACGGTGACGCGTTGGGGCGATGGCGACGCGCTGGCTGCCCGGGTGCGGTTGCGCGACTGGAACGAGTACCACATCACGGCGCGGGGAAACCACCTGGTGACCCGGGTCAACGGGGTGAAGATGAGCGAGCTCATCGATCTCGGGTCGGAGGCGCGATTCGACGGGCTGCTGGCCTTCCAGTTGCACAGCGGTCCGCCGATGCGGGTGGAGATCCGGGACGTCCAGCTGCGGCGTCTGCCATTGAGCGATGACCGCAAGAAGGTGGTGTTCGTGGCGGGGACGCTCAGCCATGGATACGGCAACCACGAGCATCGAGCCGGATGCCTGCTGCTGGCCCGGTTGCTTGGGGAGAACGTCGAGGGCATCCAGTCGGCGGTGTACACGAATGGATGGCCCAAGGACCCGACCGCCTTCGACAATGCCGATGCGATCGTGATGTTCTCGAATGGTGGCGGCGGTCACATGGCGTTGCCTCACCTGGACCGGCTGGACGAGGTGATGAAGCGGGGGGTCGGACTCGGGGCAATTCACTACGCCGTCGAGATTCCCAAGGGGGATTCGGGCGACTATTTCCTGCGCTGGCTTGGCGGTTACTTCGAGACCCACTGGTCGGTGAACCCGCACTGGACGGCCAGCATCCGGCAGTTGCCCGGGCACCCGGCGGCCCGTGGAGTGAAGCCCTTCGAGATCTACGACGAGTGGTATTACCACATGCGGTTTGCCGACGATCTGGAACAGGTCGTGCCCATTTTCAGCGCCCTGCCGCCGCCGGAATCGCTCAGCCGCCCCGACGGACCGCACTCGGGCAACCCCCAGGTGCGGGCGGCCGTTCTGGAACGCCGCGAATCCCAGCATCTCATGTGGACCTATCAGCGCGGACAGATGCCCGGCCGCGGCTTCGGCATCACCGGCGCACATTACCACTGGAACTGGGCGCACCCGGGTTTCCGGACGGCGGTCCTCAATGCGATCGTCTGGATCGCCGGGCGCGAGGTGCCGGAAGGGGGCGTCCGCACGGCGCCGGTGACGCTGGAGGAACTCCTGGTGAACCAGGACTACGAACGTCCGGCCAACTTCGACATGGACACCTGGAGCCGTCGCATCGACGCCTGGAAGAGCGTTGCGCCGTAG
- a CDS encoding IPT/TIG domain-containing protein: MVVSPSALRRFLSFGIGFATLAGATAATAATVTGFAPDRGPAGTEVVIVGTGLQSATQVYFGTTEAPGEILARAATSVRVRVPPNAFSGPISVFTGTGAATSSQIFVAAPRIELFEPAFGIPGTEVQLFGANFATGLAGGRGQVTAVTFDGQAAQFQVVALNQLRAVVPPNARTGPIRVVNEAGSATTPVPFHVAAVLSGFAPPRARPGDTIEIRGSNLGQALRVEFGTAPAAFAAQSPTNLLAVVPTNAVRAALQIVTPAGAAFTSSNFVVLPRIISFHPPTGSTGTNVVLEGGGFQGVTDVQFNGVKASFTATSPTRVTAVVPAGATTGPIKIVTPDGDFTTEASFTLPPRITAFTPGTGRRGDTVTVDGQNLNGVTRLLFHHAEAPFTVVSPTRLTAVVPALATTGRLTLESPAGSEVSAATFTVLPVLDGFSPNTGPFGTAVHLAGAGLTNLAWVRLGDADATFTVIDATNVRVVVPLAAFSGPFHVRTAGGVEVSSSASFFVTGAQPVLNAFQPATGNAGTSVTLTGLGLRTASQVTFGSVNAPFTVVSGTELRATAPAGVTTGRIAVTTLDGIAVSASDFIVDSGVVRLAIEVAEGQLVLRWPAGATDYTLESSTVLGPDAAWAAVPGTPVVQGAQRTLTLPLPGTGTRYFRLRQ, encoded by the coding sequence ATGGTTGTAAGCCCCTCGGCTCTGCGCCGGTTTCTAAGCTTCGGGATCGGGTTCGCCACACTCGCCGGCGCCACCGCCGCGACCGCCGCCACCGTCACAGGGTTCGCTCCGGATCGCGGCCCCGCCGGCACCGAGGTCGTCATCGTCGGCACCGGATTGCAGTCGGCCACCCAGGTGTACTTCGGCACCACGGAAGCCCCCGGCGAAATCCTCGCCCGCGCCGCCACCAGCGTCCGCGTCCGCGTCCCCCCCAATGCCTTCAGCGGTCCCATTTCCGTGTTCACCGGCACGGGCGCGGCAACGAGTTCCCAGATCTTCGTGGCCGCGCCCCGGATCGAGCTCTTCGAGCCGGCCTTCGGCATCCCCGGCACCGAGGTGCAGCTCTTCGGCGCCAACTTCGCCACCGGCCTCGCCGGAGGTCGCGGGCAGGTCACAGCGGTCACCTTCGACGGGCAGGCGGCCCAATTCCAGGTGGTCGCCCTCAACCAGCTTCGCGCCGTCGTCCCTCCCAATGCCCGGACCGGACCGATCCGCGTCGTGAACGAGGCCGGCAGCGCCACGACGCCGGTTCCCTTCCACGTTGCCGCGGTCCTCAGTGGTTTCGCCCCACCCCGCGCCCGCCCCGGAGACACCATCGAGATCCGCGGAAGCAATCTCGGCCAGGCCCTCCGCGTCGAGTTCGGTACCGCCCCGGCCGCCTTCGCGGCCCAATCCCCCACCAACCTGCTGGCCGTCGTCCCAACCAACGCCGTCCGCGCCGCCCTCCAGATCGTCACCCCTGCCGGAGCCGCCTTCACCTCGAGCAACTTCGTCGTGCTGCCCCGCATCATTTCCTTCCACCCGCCCACAGGCAGCACAGGTACCAATGTCGTCCTCGAAGGCGGCGGCTTCCAAGGGGTCACCGACGTCCAGTTCAACGGCGTCAAAGCCAGCTTCACCGCCACCTCACCCACCCGGGTCACCGCCGTCGTCCCCGCTGGCGCCACCACGGGCCCCATCAAGATCGTCACCCCGGACGGCGACTTCACCACCGAAGCCAGCTTCACCCTGCCGCCCCGCATCACCGCCTTCACCCCCGGCACCGGCAGGCGCGGCGACACCGTCACCGTGGACGGACAGAATCTCAACGGCGTCACCCGACTCCTGTTCCACCATGCGGAGGCGCCATTCACAGTCGTTTCTCCAACGCGCCTCACCGCCGTCGTCCCCGCCCTGGCCACCACCGGCCGGCTGACACTGGAAAGCCCTGCCGGATCAGAGGTCAGCGCGGCCACCTTCACCGTCCTGCCCGTTCTCGACGGGTTCTCGCCCAACACCGGCCCCTTCGGCACCGCCGTTCACCTCGCCGGCGCCGGCCTCACCAACCTGGCCTGGGTCCGACTGGGCGACGCCGACGCCACCTTCACCGTCATCGACGCCACCAACGTCCGGGTCGTCGTGCCCCTTGCCGCCTTCAGCGGCCCGTTCCACGTCCGCACCGCCGGCGGCGTCGAGGTTTCGTCCTCGGCCAGCTTCTTCGTCACCGGCGCCCAACCCGTCCTCAACGCCTTCCAGCCCGCCACCGGAAACGCCGGAACATCGGTCACCCTGACGGGACTTGGCCTGCGAACCGCCTCCCAGGTGACCTTCGGAAGCGTCAACGCGCCGTTCACGGTCGTCTCGGGAACGGAACTCCGCGCCACCGCTCCCGCTGGTGTCACCACTGGACGAATCGCCGTCACCACCCTCGACGGCATCGCGGTAAGCGCCTCCGACTTCATCGTGGACAGCGGCGTCGTGCGGCTGGCGATCGAGGTGGCGGAAGGGCAATTGGTCCTGCGCTGGCCTGCCGGTGCGACGGACTACACCCTCGAATCCTCCACCGTCCTGGGACCGGACGCCGCCTGGGCCGCGGTTCCCGGGACGCCGGTGGTTCAGGGCGCCCAGAGGACACTCACCCTGCCCCTCCCCGGCACCGGCACCCGCTACTTCCGTCTCCGCCAGTGA
- a CDS encoding amidophosphoribosyltransferase has protein sequence MSYNPSHPKHYCGVFGIYGTPNAAELTYCGLYALQHRGQESAGIVTSDGKQFRRHIGMGLVSSVFSGEMLHGLVGHSAIGHTRYSTTGSSILQNAQPLVVNCARGELAIGHNGNLTNAGQLREELEERGSIFQTSVDSEIILHLMAQPAGNGEPNALLSALRRIEGAFSLVILTNQELVGVRDPFGFRPLSLGRLGDAWVLASETCAFDLIGAKLERDIEPGEVVIINGEGVRSFHPFPEHQRRAFCIFEYVYFARPDSTIGNQSVYRARVELGRQLAREFPVDADIVVPVPDSGNYAALGYALESGIPYEMAFVRNHYVGRSFLQPSQLIRDFNVRVKLNLIADLVRGQRVVIVDDSIVRGTTSKARVTSLKEAGAKEVHVVVSCPPHMNPCVYGIDFPDRSKLMAANYTIDEIRRYLNADSLGYLSLEGMVKAVGAPKDSFCLACYNGDYPVPFSPSMEKHSMERRAARATSFREPFEKEALQTTLL, from the coding sequence ATGTCGTACAACCCATCCCATCCCAAGCATTACTGCGGCGTCTTCGGCATCTACGGCACTCCAAACGCTGCGGAGCTCACGTACTGCGGGTTGTACGCCCTGCAGCATCGGGGTCAGGAGAGCGCGGGGATAGTGACCAGCGACGGGAAGCAGTTTCGGCGGCACATCGGGATGGGGCTGGTCTCCTCGGTGTTCAGCGGCGAGATGCTGCACGGTCTGGTGGGGCACTCGGCGATCGGGCACACGCGGTATTCCACGACGGGCTCATCGATCCTGCAAAACGCGCAGCCGCTGGTGGTGAACTGCGCGCGGGGGGAACTGGCGATCGGGCACAATGGCAACCTGACCAATGCGGGGCAGTTGCGCGAGGAACTGGAGGAGCGGGGATCGATCTTCCAGACGAGCGTGGACAGCGAGATCATCCTGCATCTGATGGCGCAGCCGGCGGGGAACGGGGAGCCGAATGCGTTGTTGTCGGCGCTGCGAAGGATCGAAGGGGCGTTCTCGCTGGTGATCCTGACCAACCAGGAGTTGGTGGGGGTGCGGGATCCGTTCGGGTTCCGGCCGTTGTCGCTGGGGCGACTGGGGGATGCGTGGGTGCTGGCGTCGGAGACGTGTGCCTTCGACCTGATCGGGGCCAAGCTCGAGCGGGATATCGAGCCTGGCGAGGTGGTGATCATCAACGGGGAGGGGGTGCGGAGCTTTCATCCGTTCCCGGAACACCAGCGGCGGGCGTTCTGCATCTTCGAGTATGTGTACTTCGCGCGGCCGGACAGCACGATTGGCAACCAGAGCGTGTACCGGGCCCGCGTCGAGTTGGGCCGGCAACTGGCCCGGGAGTTTCCGGTGGATGCGGACATTGTGGTGCCGGTGCCCGACAGCGGGAACTACGCGGCGTTGGGGTATGCCCTGGAGTCGGGGATCCCGTACGAAATGGCCTTCGTCCGGAACCACTACGTCGGACGGAGCTTCCTTCAGCCGAGCCAGTTGATCCGGGATTTCAATGTGCGGGTGAAGTTGAACCTGATTGCGGATCTGGTGCGTGGGCAGCGGGTGGTGATTGTGGACGACTCGATCGTGCGGGGGACGACCTCGAAGGCGCGGGTGACCAGCCTGAAGGAGGCCGGGGCCAAGGAGGTGCATGTCGTGGTGAGCTGCCCTCCGCACATGAATCCGTGCGTGTACGGGATCGACTTCCCGGACCGTTCGAAGCTGATGGCGGCCAATTACACGATCGATGAGATCCGGCGGTACCTGAACGCGGATTCGCTGGGATACCTCTCGCTGGAGGGCATGGTGAAGGCCGTGGGGGCGCCGAAGGACTCATTCTGCCTCGCCTGTTACAATGGCGATTATCCCGTGCCGTTCAGCCCGTCGATGGAGAAGCACAGCATGGAACGGCGGGCGGCTCGGGCGACAAGTTTCCGGGAGCCCTTCGAAAAGGAGGCGCTGCAGACGACGCTGCTTTAG
- a CDS encoding lipase maturation factor family protein has protein sequence MSDTLRVAHPPDRPHLIYDGDCRFCTFWVRRWARTAGDVVVFVPSQDPQVAEAFPEIPRERFANAVQWVDTDGSVSSGAEAVFRALAHGHPGSGRWLRLHQRHPAFARITEGAYAVVARNRSIFSLLTRMGWGRHSDPSTFQAVRQFFLRGLGLIYLVAFASLSWQLTGLLGENGILPAAGWMEAQRTHFADAGWMTRLSQVPTLCWWNVSDPFLKGLCALGLLLSTALVAGWVPRLALVGLWTAYLSLSVVGQDFLSFQWDTLLLETGFLAILLAPGGWRLGRPGERPPSAIAIGLLRWLLFRLMFQSGVTKWIYGDQAWRSWTALTFHYETQPLPTPLAWWAHHLPELVHRAACGGMYVVEWFVPFLFFAPRRPRLWAAGATALLQVGIALTGNYTFFNALTLLLCVPLLDDAWLHTARTRLTRLFPKGRRPAWLPAPSSASKPSEERSPAPASRKPLFRSAARGLLGASIVLATTIPMTFNLRLAFPWPEWILRGYATLAPLRTFNSYGLFRVMTRPRYELILEGSRDGSQWLAYEFRHKPGDLARRPGWVAPHQPRLDWQMWFEALRPPGSGVSRWFAGLCQRLLDGNPATLRLLDHNPFPDAPPRFLRVRRYEYRFTTPAERRDSGHWWVREPAGLHLPPVALR, from the coding sequence GTGTCCGACACGCTCCGCGTCGCCCATCCGCCCGACCGGCCCCACCTGATCTACGACGGGGACTGCCGCTTCTGCACCTTCTGGGTGCGGCGCTGGGCGCGAACCGCCGGGGACGTCGTGGTCTTCGTCCCCTCCCAGGATCCCCAGGTCGCCGAGGCCTTCCCCGAGATCCCTCGGGAACGGTTTGCCAATGCGGTTCAGTGGGTGGACACCGACGGCTCGGTTTCCAGCGGGGCCGAGGCGGTCTTCCGGGCCCTGGCGCATGGTCATCCCGGCTCCGGGCGCTGGCTGCGCCTCCACCAGCGCCACCCCGCCTTTGCCCGGATCACCGAAGGGGCCTACGCCGTCGTCGCCCGAAACCGCTCCATCTTCTCGCTCCTCACGCGAATGGGCTGGGGCCGACACTCCGATCCGTCCACGTTCCAGGCCGTCCGCCAGTTCTTCCTTCGCGGGCTTGGCCTGATCTACCTCGTTGCCTTCGCCTCGCTCTCCTGGCAGCTCACAGGGCTCCTTGGGGAAAATGGCATCCTCCCTGCCGCAGGCTGGATGGAAGCCCAGCGCACCCACTTTGCGGATGCCGGGTGGATGACCCGCTTGAGCCAGGTGCCGACCCTGTGCTGGTGGAACGTCAGCGATCCATTCCTCAAAGGCCTCTGCGCCCTCGGCCTGCTGCTCTCCACCGCCCTCGTCGCCGGCTGGGTTCCGCGTTTGGCGTTGGTCGGACTCTGGACCGCCTACCTCTCCCTCTCGGTGGTGGGTCAGGATTTCCTCTCGTTCCAATGGGACACCCTTCTCCTCGAGACGGGATTCCTGGCCATCCTTCTGGCGCCCGGCGGTTGGAGACTCGGCCGACCGGGCGAACGGCCTCCCTCGGCCATCGCCATCGGGCTCCTCCGCTGGCTGCTTTTCCGGCTGATGTTCCAATCCGGGGTGACCAAGTGGATCTACGGCGACCAAGCGTGGCGTTCATGGACGGCCCTGACCTTCCACTACGAAACCCAACCGCTGCCCACCCCGTTGGCCTGGTGGGCCCATCACCTTCCCGAACTCGTCCATCGAGCGGCCTGCGGCGGCATGTACGTCGTCGAATGGTTCGTCCCCTTCCTCTTCTTCGCCCCCCGACGTCCCCGCCTCTGGGCGGCCGGAGCCACGGCCCTGCTCCAGGTCGGCATCGCCCTCACCGGCAACTACACCTTCTTCAATGCCCTCACCCTCCTGCTCTGCGTGCCCCTGCTCGACGATGCGTGGCTGCACACAGCCCGAACCCGGCTGACCCGGCTTTTCCCGAAGGGACGTCGGCCCGCCTGGCTTCCAGCTCCATCGTCCGCCAGCAAGCCCTCGGAGGAACGATCGCCCGCACCGGCCTCCCGCAAGCCACTCTTCCGATCCGCCGCCCGCGGACTCTTGGGGGCCTCCATCGTTCTCGCCACCACGATCCCGATGACCTTCAACCTGCGCCTCGCCTTTCCCTGGCCCGAATGGATCCTGCGCGGTTACGCCACCCTCGCCCCGCTGCGCACCTTCAACTCCTACGGGCTGTTCCGGGTCATGACCCGGCCCCGCTACGAACTGATCCTCGAAGGCAGCCGCGACGGCTCCCAGTGGCTGGCCTACGAGTTCAGGCACAAACCGGGCGACCTTGCACGCCGGCCTGGCTGGGTCGCCCCCCACCAGCCGCGGCTCGACTGGCAGATGTGGTTCGAAGCCCTGCGCCCCCCGGGAAGCGGCGTGAGCCGCTGGTTCGCGGGATTGTGCCAG